In the genome of Pseudanabaena mucicola str. Chao 1806, the window ACTGATCTCATTATTGTCCTTATTTGCCTCAGCTAAATTATTGGCAGATGGTGATGTAGGCGACTGGGTGGCGGCTGATTCGTATGTGGTTTGATTTTTGGATTTTGAGATCGCATCATAAATCAAGGTCCCAATCACAGGAACTCCTATCAAGGCTCCACCCACTGCGAATAAAAGCTGACGGCGTTTCATAAAGTTCTTCTACTAGATCCTACTTGTATCAATTCCAATTTACCAAGAAATAAATTTTGGTAGTGATGATTTTTTGGTAAGGATAGGTAGCGCTTCGCGCTGTCCATCCTTACCCTCTATAAATTTTTTGGTGTAAAGCCTGAGATCAAGCGTTCATTCTAATTTTTGAGTAAACTTAAGGTGTTCGCCCATTTCCCTGTGCTACTATGACCGTCAATACTTTACCCAAACCTTTGACTCAAGCCCTACCTCTCTTGGGGCGATCGCTCGCTGAATTAACGGCATGGGTAGAAACGCAGGGTCAACCCCGCTATCGTGGTAAGCAGCTTTATGAATGGCTCTATATCAAAGGGGCAAGAAATTTAGCAGATATTACGGTTTTCCCTAAGTCATGGCGTGAACAATTTGCCGCGAATCCAACTGTGGAAATTGGGCGATCGCAAATTCATTTGCATAAGCAAAGTCGTGATGGCACGGAGAAATTTCTACTTCAGCTAGCTGATGGTGAAATCCTAGAAACAGTAGGCATTCCTACCAGTAAGCGTTTGACAGTTTGTGTATCCACTCAAGTGGGCTGTCCGATGGCATGTGATTTTTGTGCCACAGGTAAAGGGGGATTTCGACGCAACTTAGCAAAGCATGAAATTATCGATCAAGTGCTAACTGTCCAAGAAGTAATGCAGCAAAGGGTTAGCCATATTGTCTTCATGGGTATGGGTGAGCCATTGCTGAATTTTGAGAATCTGG includes:
- the rlmN gene encoding 23S rRNA (adenine(2503)-C(2))-methyltransferase RlmN produces the protein MTVNTLPKPLTQALPLLGRSLAELTAWVETQGQPRYRGKQLYEWLYIKGARNLADITVFPKSWREQFAANPTVEIGRSQIHLHKQSRDGTEKFLLQLADGEILETVGIPTSKRLTVCVSTQVGCPMACDFCATGKGGFRRNLAKHEIIDQVLTVQEVMQQRVSHIVFMGMGEPLLNFENLVGAIHVINQDIGIGQRNITVSTVGIPNQIPRFAKEHLQVTLAVSLHAPNQKIRAQVIPSADRYPLESLMDDCRAYVEITGRRISFEYTLLAGVNDSTANAQELAHLIRGFQSHVNLIPYNPVNDADYQRPSERAIQAFVQTLEGSKIAVSVRRTRGLEADAACGQLRGQVTNGTQRQ